In Arthrobacter sp. MN05-02, one genomic interval encodes:
- a CDS encoding heat-shock protein Hsp20: MAMKFDPFRELDRVAGALLENRPGLRLMPMDLYREKDHYILSADLPGIDPGSVDIDVDGQLLTIRAERTLRGAEGVKWLTRERESGSFLRQLNLGQGVDTEGISARYENGVLNVMIPVSARAKPRKIEIVSGESSTPVESTAVESTASDQKHQGAVEA, from the coding sequence GTGGCCATGAAGTTCGATCCATTCCGCGAGCTGGACCGCGTTGCCGGCGCCCTGCTGGAGAACCGTCCCGGACTGCGCCTGATGCCGATGGACCTCTACCGCGAGAAGGACCACTACATCCTCTCCGCGGACCTTCCGGGCATCGACCCCGGATCGGTCGACATCGACGTCGACGGCCAGCTCCTGACCATCCGCGCGGAGCGCACGCTGCGCGGCGCCGAGGGCGTGAAGTGGCTGACCCGCGAGCGCGAGAGCGGCTCGTTCCTGCGCCAGCTCAACCTCGGTCAGGGTGTGGACACCGAGGGCATCTCCGCCCGGTACGAGAACGGCGTGCTCAACGTGATGATCCCGGTCAGCGCACGCGCGAAGCCGCGCAAGATCGAGATCGTCAGCGGCGAGTCCTCCACACCGGTCGAGTCCACGGCGGTCGAGTCCACGGCGTCCGACCAGAAGCACCAGGGAGCCGTCGAAGCGTAG
- a CDS encoding dehalogenase, with protein MALPLVLFDVNGTLSDMGRMPQHFEEIGAPPQLAALWFASVLRDGFALTVVGHNPAFGDVAEGALRVVLADQVLNRDLDDAVTHVMTALQELPVHPDVADGIRALALEGFGVAALTNGAGATATGLLERAGVGEHVATVISVADAPRWKPARESYAHALEALGKAAGDVVLVAVHPWDVDGAARAGLRTVWLNRDGAPYPPVMTPPDHEVASVGEVPGVLRA; from the coding sequence ATGGCGTTGCCGCTGGTGCTGTTCGACGTCAACGGGACGCTCTCGGACATGGGCCGTATGCCCCAGCACTTCGAGGAGATCGGCGCACCCCCGCAACTGGCCGCCCTGTGGTTCGCCTCCGTGCTCCGGGACGGCTTCGCTCTGACCGTCGTCGGGCACAACCCGGCCTTCGGCGACGTCGCCGAGGGCGCCCTGCGGGTGGTTCTCGCGGACCAGGTGCTGAACCGGGACCTCGACGATGCGGTGACGCACGTCATGACGGCACTGCAGGAGCTACCGGTCCATCCCGACGTGGCCGACGGCATCCGCGCCCTCGCCCTCGAGGGCTTCGGCGTCGCCGCACTCACCAACGGGGCAGGGGCGACGGCGACGGGCCTGCTGGAGCGCGCCGGAGTCGGGGAGCATGTCGCCACCGTCATCTCCGTGGCGGACGCCCCCCGGTGGAAACCTGCGCGCGAGTCCTACGCGCACGCCCTCGAGGCCCTCGGGAAGGCGGCGGGCGACGTCGTGCTGGTCGCCGTGCACCCCTGGGATGTCGACGGCGCCGCACGCGCCGGCCTGAGGACCGTCTGGCTGAACCGCGACGGCGCCCCGTATCCGCCCGTCATGACGCCGCCCGACCACGAGGTCGCGTCCGTCGGGGAAGTGCCGGGGGTCCTGCGGGCCTGA
- a CDS encoding flavodoxin, giving the protein MTHLTAFALVCSLTPSPEPSSSDLMARHILDRFAERGITTSSARVVDHDVAPGVQKDMGDGDEWPLLREKILAADILVLSTPIWVGHPSSLAQRVMERLDADIAETDEEGRPVMAGKVAVVAVVGNEDGAHKTIADMMQGLNDIGFSLPSQGSTYWVGEAMQSVDFKDLAEVPDVVATTTAGVVRNAEHLAKLLRQENFPLE; this is encoded by the coding sequence GTGACTCACCTGACAGCCTTCGCACTCGTGTGCAGCCTCACCCCGTCCCCGGAGCCCTCCAGTTCCGACCTGATGGCCCGGCACATCCTCGACCGGTTCGCGGAGCGGGGAATCACCACGTCCAGTGCCCGCGTGGTCGACCACGACGTGGCACCCGGCGTGCAGAAGGACATGGGCGACGGGGACGAGTGGCCGCTCCTCCGCGAGAAGATCCTCGCCGCGGACATCCTCGTGCTGTCCACCCCCATCTGGGTGGGGCACCCCTCGAGCCTCGCGCAGCGCGTGATGGAGCGGCTGGACGCCGATATCGCGGAGACGGACGAGGAGGGCCGTCCCGTGATGGCGGGCAAGGTCGCGGTCGTGGCGGTCGTTGGCAATGAGGACGGCGCACACAAGACGATCGCCGACATGATGCAGGGCCTGAACGACATCGGCTTCTCCCTGCCGTCCCAGGGCTCCACCTACTGGGTGGGCGAGGCGATGCAGTCCGTGGACTTCAAGGACCTCGCGGAGGTCCCTGACGTGGTGGCGACGACGACCGCGGGCGTGGTCCGCAACGCGGAGCATCTGGCGAAGCTGCTGCGTCAGGAGAACTTCCCGCTGGAGTGA
- the ku gene encoding non-homologous end joining protein Ku, whose translation MRAIWKGAVAFGLVNVPVKVYSATEDHDISLHQVHDEDGGRIRYQRRCEICGEVVDFKHIDKAYDDGEHTVVLTDEDLSSLPVERSREIDVVEFVPSDQIDPIMFDRAYYLEPDSTSTKAYVLLRRTLEETDRTAIVQFSLRQKSRLAALRVRGDVLMLQTLLWDDEVREASFPALEEKVRISAKEKQMSAALVDSFSTDFDPENFTDEYQVQLRTLIDAKIEKGDTISTEETFGADGDEDDGDNVLDLMEALRRSVEKNREKKAGAKKAAGTSKQKGA comes from the coding sequence ATGAGAGCCATCTGGAAGGGCGCGGTCGCGTTCGGGCTGGTCAACGTACCGGTGAAGGTCTACAGCGCCACCGAGGACCACGACATCTCCCTGCACCAGGTGCACGACGAGGACGGCGGCCGCATCCGCTACCAGCGGCGCTGCGAGATCTGCGGCGAGGTCGTGGACTTCAAGCACATCGACAAGGCGTACGACGACGGCGAGCACACCGTGGTCCTCACGGACGAGGACCTCTCGTCACTGCCGGTGGAGCGCAGCCGGGAGATCGACGTGGTGGAGTTCGTGCCGAGCGACCAGATCGATCCGATCATGTTCGACCGCGCCTACTACCTCGAACCCGACAGCACCTCGACCAAGGCCTACGTCCTGCTGCGGCGCACGCTCGAGGAGACGGACCGGACCGCGATCGTGCAGTTCTCCCTCCGCCAGAAGAGCCGCCTCGCCGCGCTGCGCGTGCGGGGTGACGTCCTCATGCTGCAGACGCTCCTGTGGGACGACGAGGTCCGGGAGGCCTCCTTCCCCGCACTCGAGGAGAAGGTACGCATCTCCGCCAAGGAGAAGCAGATGTCCGCGGCCCTCGTGGACTCCTTCTCCACCGACTTCGATCCCGAGAACTTCACCGACGAGTACCAGGTCCAGCTGCGCACCCTGATCGACGCGAAGATCGAGAAGGGCGACACCATCAGCACCGAGGAGACGTTCGGGGCCGACGGGGACGAGGACGACGGCGACAACGTACTGGACCTCATGGAGGCACTGCGCCGCAGCGTCGAGAAGAACCGCGAGAAGAAGGCCGGAGCCAAGAAGGCGGCCGGCACCTCCAAACAGAAGGGCGCGTGA